In the genome of candidate division WOR-3 bacterium, the window TGCGCGGCGACGAGTTCTTCGAGTCGAAGGAGGCATTCCGTTTCGCAATCAAGAACCGTTCGGCGGTGCTTGGCAGCCCGCTCCTGATTCTGGCCTTCGTCGCCTTGATCGTCGCTTGCGGTCTCCTCCTCAGCCTGCTGGGCGCGATACCCGCCGCCGGCGAGATAATCGTCGGCCTGCTGGCAGTTCTTGGCTTCATCGCCTCCCTGTTCATCGTCTACCTGCTCGTCGTCTTCTTCTTCTCGCTGCTGCTGGGCCCGAGCGTGGTCGCCACCACCCACTCCGACACGTTTGACACCCTGTTTGAGGTTTTCTCGTGTGTCAACGAGCAACCTGCGCGCCTTCTCTCGTACACCGCGACGATCGCCCTGCTCGGGAAGGCGGGTTCCTTCCTGCTCGGGCTCGCGACCAGCGCCGCAGGCAGAATCGGCTACGCGATTCTCGGTAGCTTCATGGGCGAGAAACTGGCGATGGTGATGGGCAACGCCGCCTACTATTTCAAACTGGCGGCCCCGGACTGGTGCCCCGCTCTCTTGCAGCAAACGTTCATCGCGGAGATGAACCTCTACGGGTTCCCGCAGGTGTACCTGCCCGGAGACTACATCGCGCTGGGCTGGAGCCACGATGTCGCCGCGTTGCTGCTCGGTGTGTTGCTCTACCTTGTTGCTATCATGGTCGTCTCCTACGGCCTCTCGGTCTGGTTCACCGGCATGACACTGAACTTTGCGGTCCTCGCCTACAAGAAAGACGAGAAGAACATACTTGAGCTGCCAGAGGATGACGAGGAGTTGATCGAGCCGGTTCCCAACCCTGAGCTCAAAGACCTCGAACCCAAGCCTGTCGACGGGGAAGCCGACAAGAAAGACTGATCTCGACCGGCGGCGCAGAGGCTAAGCTTAGGTTTTTCAATAACTTAATCTGATATCCGTGCCCTCCTTGGTTGACGGCTACCGGGCTGTGATCAGGGGCCAGGTTCAAGGGCTGGGTTTCCGGCCCTACGTATACCGGCTGGCCAGGTCCCTTGGCGTGAACGGCTTCGTCCGCAACTCCGTCCGCGGCGTAGTCGTCGTCGTTCAGGGCAGACTCGCCAGCCGCTTCCTCAAGAGGCTCCGCTCGAGCCCTCCCCCACTGGCTGTGATCGCTTCTTTTGACATCTCCCGTGTCCGCACGCGAACATACCCCGAGTTCTCCATCCACCCCAGCAACTCGGAACGGGGCGCCGGGGTAGACGTCCTGCCCGACCTGGCTGTCTGCCGGGATTGCCGTAGGGAGATTTCGAACCCGCGCGACCGCCGCTATGGTTATGCCTTCACCAACTGCACACAGTGCGGTCCGCGCTACACGATCATCGAGCGTCTTCCCTATGACCGCCCCAACACGACGATGACGGACTTCCGGATGTGCCCTCGGTGTCAGGGTGAATACGCTGACCCCGATGACCGCCGCCACCATGCTCAACCCATCGCCTGCCCGGACTGCGGACCCAAGCTTACTTCCTTGCCTGCCAGTTCGGAACTCTCCGCGCTCGATGCCGCCGCTCAGAGCCTGCTGGATGGCAAGGTGGTAGCCATCAAGAGCCTGGGCGGGTTCCAGCTCGCCTGTGACGCGACCAATGACCAGAGCGTGAGGAGACTGCGCCGGCGAAAACACCGTCCTGCCAAGCCATTTGCCTTGATGTGCGAGAGCGTGGCCGTATGCCGAAGGTTTTGCCGCGTCTCGGCGACAGCTGAAGCGACAATGCGCTCCGTCGCGGCTCCGGTCGTGCTTCTGCCGAAGTCCCCACGGCCGACGATCCGGGTCGCCGACTCCATAGCCCCGCGGAACTCCCGACTCGGCGTGATGCTGCCCTACACGCCGCTACATTTGGTTCTGTTCGATCGTCTGCGCCGCGCGTGCGGCAGGCCAGCAGTGCTCGTGATGACCAGCGCCAATAGAACGGAAGACCCGATTATCGCCGATACCGGGGAACTGGCCGGTGCGCTGCCCGGCGTGTACGACCTGGTTCTGAGTCACAATCGGCCAATAGCGAATCGCTGCGATGACTCCGTGGCGATGACGGACAGTCACGGACCTCTCGTGCTGATTCGAAGAGCACGCGGCTATGCTCCCCGACCGGTGCCTCTGGGCAGGCTGTTTCACGTGAAACAGCCGGTGCTGGCGGTGGGAGGCGAGTCGAAAAACACCTTTGCTTTGGCCAGCCAACTCTCGGCGTACTTGAGTCCGCACATCGGTACGGTGGCGACTGCTGCCGGAGAGCAGTTTTGGCTTGAGACCCTCGCCAGGTACACAGAATGGACCGGCATCAGACCACAGGTGGTGGCGACGGACCTGCACCCCGACTATGCGTCGACTCGACTGGCAGAAAGGCTGAGCCGGGACCTCCACCTGCCCCTGGTCCGAATACAGCACCACTACGCACACATCCTGTCAGTGATGGCAGAGCACAACCTGCGCGGGCCGGTGCTCGGCATCGCTTTCGATGGAACCGGGTACGGGGCTGACGGTGCGATTTGGGGCGGAGAGATCCTGCTGGCGGATGGTCTGACTAAATGGCTTAGAGTAGGCCACTTAGGATACTTGTCGCTCAGCAACGCGGGCGACGAGATTGCAGACCCCCGGCGGGTGGCTAGCGAGTATCTTGGGCAGGTTGGAGGAAAGATGGGTCCCGGCACCCGGAAGTCGGGAGGCCGCAGTCACAACCAGGGAATCAAGTCGGCTGCGGGGTTGACAGCCGCGCGGACCTCATCAGTTGGGCGACTCTTCGACGCCGTGGCGGCTATCACCGGAGCCTGCCGTGTGGCCACTTTCGATGGTCAGGCCCCGGCCGCGCTGGAAGCCCTCGCCGATCCGTCGGAACGCGGCGATTGGTACACCGATGG includes:
- the hypF gene encoding carbamoyltransferase HypF, with product MISVPSLVDGYRAVIRGQVQGLGFRPYVYRLARSLGVNGFVRNSVRGVVVVVQGRLASRFLKRLRSSPPPLAVIASFDISRVRTRTYPEFSIHPSNSERGAGVDVLPDLAVCRDCRREISNPRDRRYGYAFTNCTQCGPRYTIIERLPYDRPNTTMTDFRMCPRCQGEYADPDDRRHHAQPIACPDCGPKLTSLPASSELSALDAAAQSLLDGKVVAIKSLGGFQLACDATNDQSVRRLRRRKHRPAKPFALMCESVAVCRRFCRVSATAEATMRSVAAPVVLLPKSPRPTIRVADSIAPRNSRLGVMLPYTPLHLVLFDRLRRACGRPAVLVMTSANRTEDPIIADTGELAGALPGVYDLVLSHNRPIANRCDDSVAMTDSHGPLVLIRRARGYAPRPVPLGRLFHVKQPVLAVGGESKNTFALASQLSAYLSPHIGTVATAAGEQFWLETLARYTEWTGIRPQVVATDLHPDYASTRLAERLSRDLHLPLVRIQHHYAHILSVMAEHNLRGPVLGIAFDGTGYGADGAIWGGEILLADGLTKWLRVGHLGYLSLSNAGDEIADPRRVASEYLGQVGGKMGPGTRKSGGRSHNQGIKSAAGLTAARTSSVGRLFDAVAAITGACRVATFDGQAPAALEALADPSERGDWYTDGLLDLSVYPARLLPEPLLREVARETACGTAPARVAARFHNTLSAATIRLADALCAKYGVASVCLSGGSFQNSLLRRQVTVGLRSRGRAVYVNRLVPLNDGGIAYGQVAALACAQRPLASL